The window GTGCGCTCGTCACGCAAGGTGGTCAGCCGTGTGGCGGCCAGCGGGTGGTTGACGACACGCACATCCATGCGCAGAGACTGTATGCGGCCTGCTAGTGCAAGGGTGTCCAGACGGCGTCGTTAGGCTGTCCGGCATGGCTGCTGAGCTCGTTCCGGTCCGCTTGGGTGTGACCGCTGGTGACCTGTACACACTGTGGGCCCCGCGCTGGCGCGACGCCGGCGACGAGTGGGAGGCGTTCCTCGGCAAGGACGACGACCTCTACGCCTTCGAATCGGTGGCCGACCTGGTCGCGTTCGTGCGGACCAACACCGACAACGACCTGGCCGACCACCCGGCGTGGGAGGCTCTGGCCGCGGCGAATGCGCACAAGCTCGAGCCGCGGGAGAACCGGCATGCCGACCTGATCGCCGTCGAGGAGCTGCTGGCCGACAAGCCAACCGAGGAGTCGGTGACCACGCTGGCCAACACGCTGGCTGTGGTGTCGTCGATCGGTTCGGTGTGCGAACTGCCCGCAGTCACCCGCTTCTTCAACGGCAACCCCAACCTCGGCCTGGTGGCCGGCGGCATCGAGCAGTTCACCGGTAAGGCGGGGCTCAAGCGCTGGAGCAATATCGGTGACATCGTGGCGCGGGGCTGGGACGGCGTGCTGGCGGCGATCGACGAGGTGATCTCCACGCCGGACGTCGACGAGCGGGCCTCCAAGCTGGCCGCCGACGAACTGACCGAACCGTACGAAGAGGAGATCGACGAGGAGGATATCGCCGACTCCGAAGACGGCGACGAGGATTCCGAGTCGGCGGTCGAGGCCGCCCCGCACGCGGCCGTGGTGCTCGCCAGCGACGAGGACTTCTGGGCCGAGGTCGGAATCGACCCGGTGCGGATCATGACGGCCGGCGGCACGCTGTACACGCTGCGCTGCTACTTCGACGACCGGCCGATCTTCCTCGGCCGCAACGGCCGCATCAGCGTGTTCGGATCCGAGCGGGCACTGGCCCGGTACCTGGCCGACGAGCACGACCACGACCTGTCCGACCTGAGTACCTACGACGACATCCGCACCGCGGCCACCGACGGCTCGCTGCGCGTCGAGGTCACCGACGACAACATCTACGTGCTGACCGGGCTGTCCGACGACATCTCCGACGGGCCGGACGCCATCGACCGCGATCAGCTCGAGCTGGCCGTGGAGCTGGTTCGCGACGTCGGGGACTACTCCGAGGAAGACACCGTCGACCGGCTGCTCGGTGACGACCGTTCGCTGGGCAAGCTGGTCAACTATGTGCTTGAGCCCGACGAGCACCCGCGCCCCGGCGCCCCGTACGCGGCGGCGGTCAAGGAGTGGGAAGAGCTGGAACGCTTCGTGGAGTCGCGGCTGCGCCGCGAGTGACGATGAGTTGAGTCCGGCCGAGCAGTCAGTACCGGCATGATCAATCGACACGTCACCGTTCCCGGGGCCACCCTGCACTACGAGATCCGCGGCGAGGGACCGCTGCTGCTGGTGATCGGCTCACCGATGGGCGCCGCGGAGTTCGCCCCGCTGGCCGAGGCCTTGGCGGGCGATCACACCGTGGTCACCTACGACCCGCGGGGACACGGCACGAGCGCCACCTCCGCCCCGGACGACGACGCCACCCCCGATCAGCGCGCCGACGACGTCGCGGCAATCCTCGACGACCTGGGTGCGGCCGACGCCGACGTGCTGGTGGCCGGCCGTGCCGACCGGGTCCGGACGCTGGTGGCCCACGAACCGCCGCTGCTGGAGTTGTTGCCCGATGCCGAGCAGCAGCGCGGCGCGACCGATGCGATCGTCGACACGTTCCGCGCCGAGGGCTTCGGTCCCGCGTGGCACCGGTTCATGGTCACCGCTTCTTCGAACACGAACTGCGGCCGACGACCAGGTATCTACCCGACAGAGGGGCGCTGTCGGCGCACCACATCGTGGTGGGGGTCGGCGAGGACTCCGGACACCCCCTCACCTACCGCACCAGCGTCGAGCTCGCCGAACTGCTGGGGGTCAAAGTTGCGGAGTTCCCGGGAGACCACGGCGGATTCCTCGGGGCGCCAACCCAATTCGCAGACCGGCTGCGAGAGGTCCTGATTCGGCCGCGTCCGGAGTGAGGGGCGCAAGCTCGTCGGTGTCGGTGTCGGTGTCGGACTCCAGTGGCGCGACCGAACCCTCGGCGGCGGCCGCCGCGCGGGCGGCCAACTTGGCCTCCTGGTACTTCACCCGCGGGGGCTGGGAGGGCCACCAGTTCGCTTCTCCGACAAGGACAGCCATCGCCGGAACTGTGAGCGTCCGCACGATGAAGGTGTCCAACAGCAGGCCGACACCGATCACGAAGCCCATCTGCACGGCGGTGAGAATGCTGCTGACGGTGATGGCCAGCATCGACGCAGCGAAGATCAGGCCCGCCGACGTGATCACTCCGCCCGTCGCGCCGACCGTCCGGATAACGGCCGAGCGCACCCCGTACTTCGCCTCATCCCGGATCCGCGATATCAACAGCAGGTTGTAGTCGGCGCCGACGGCCACCAGGACCATGAAAGCCATTCCGGGCACACCCCAGGACAGTTCCTGCTTGAGGATGAGCTGGAACACCACGACCCCGATGCCGAGCGCCGCGCCGTACGAAAGCACCACCGAGACAACGAGATACAGCGGTGCGACCAGTGCGCGCAGCAGCACGACCAAGATCAGGAACACCACGACCAGGGTCATGATCATGATGTAACGGATGTCGCCGTTGTAATAGCTGCGAACGTCGGCGTTGATCGAAGACAAGCCGACCATAGAAATGGTGGCACCATCGAGCATCGTATTAGGGCGTGCGCTGTTGGCGGTGTCGACAATGGCCGTGACCTGGTCCATCGCCTGGGTACTGAACGGGTTCAGGGCGGTTTGAACCAGGTATCGGGCAGAATGTCCGTCCTCCGAGATGAACAGTTTGGCGGCCTTCTTGAACTCGTCCTGGCTGAGGATCTGCGGGGGAATGTAGAAGCCGGACATCGGCGGGTCGGCGGCCTCCCGCTTCATCGCCAGTAGGAACGCCGAAGCCTGGTCCAACCCGTTTCCAAGGTTGCGCGTCTGGTCGACCAGAAGCTGGACACCCATTGCCAGTTGACGACTCGAATCGGCCAGCAGGTTCGCCCCCTGGACCGCGTCGTTGATCTTCTTCTCCACGCCGCCCGGTTCGCCTACGCCCAGGGATCGCGCGGCGGTCGTGGCCTTTTGGATGTTCTGGCCGAGCGTCTTCACCAGGTCGTCGAGCTTCTCGGTCCCGTTCGTCGCCTGCAACTGGCGGCCGATGTCGGCGATTGCCGCCATCGCCGGGGTGTTGCTCGAATCGACGATGCGCTGCAGATCCGAGCGGGACGCCACGCACTCGGGATCGGCGTCGCATTGCGGACTCTGGTTGAGCGCGTTGACCAACGGGGTCGCCCAATCGGTCACATCACTGATCCGGGCCACGTTGAGGCCCAGCGCGTCGCCAAGCGAGCGCATGCTGCCCAGCAGTGCCGCCGTCTTGTCGAGCTGGTTGAGCGTGGTGGCTCCGCCGTACTTGCGGGACATGTCGTCCAGCGCGCTGGCCAGCCCGCGCACGCTGACAATGGAACCCACCAGCTGGTTGCGGATCTGGTTCAGCACGTCGGCCATCTTGTCGGCGCCGCCGGTGAGCTGCGACAGCTTGTCGTCGTTGGTCGCGATCAGGTCCGACGCCTCACCGAGCTTGGTTCCCACCTCACCGGCCTGATACGTGGCCTTGGCCTGTTCGAGCATCTGCCCGGTCGGCCGGGTGAGACCCCGCACCATGTCGATGTTGGGCAGCTGCGCCACCCGGGCAGCCATCTGCTCCATGTCGGCCAGCGCCTTGGGGCTACGCAGATCGTTCGGTGACTGGATGAAGAGGAACTGCTGGAGGGTGCTGCTGATCGGGAAGTGCTTGTCCATCACCTGATAGCTGCGATTGCTCTCCGAATCAGGCGGCAGGTTCTTGCGGTCGTCGTAGTTGAACTTGGTCAGCGCGGTACATGCGGCCAGGGCTCCCAGAATGATGACGCTGGTGACGAGGTACAGGGCAGGCCTGCGGACGATCTGAATGCCGGACCGCCGCCACATCCGGCGAGTGAGGTCCTTGCGTTGCTTGACCCAGCCGCGCCGGCCGGCGAGCACGATCAGCGCCGGGAGCAGCGTGATCGCGGCGAGGAAGCCGACGGTGATGGTGACCGCCAGGACTGGGCCCACTGTCGAGAAGATCGCCAGTTTGGTGAACGACATCCCGAGGAAGGTCAGGGCGACGGTGCCCGCCGACCCGGCGATCACCTCGCCGATGGAGACCAGTGCCTCGACCAGCGCGTCGTCGGACGCCATGCCGGTCTTGAGGAGTTCCTGGTAGCGGCTGTAGAGGAAGACGGCGTAGTCGATCCCGGCGCCCATCATCATGCCGGTCATCAGGACGATGGTCTGGCTTCCAACGCCGAGCCCCAACTCGCCGAGACCGGCCACCAACTGCTGCGCAACGACGAGCGAGACGCCGATCGTGATCAGCGGCATGATCATGGCGACGAGACTGCGGTAGACGATGATGAGGATCCCGAACACCATGACGACGGTGACCGCCTCGATCAGGTGCTGGTCTTTCACGCCGACTTCATTGAGATCCTCGAACGTCGCCGCGCCGCCGACCACGTTGACCTGCAGCGACGACCCCGCGGTCGCGTCTTTCACCGTCTTGGCGAAATTGCGGTACGCCTCCTGACCCGACGGGGTGCCCATGGTGCCGGCCAGGCTGACCGGCAAGTTCCACGCCTTCTGGTCCTTGCTGGTCATGACTTCGCGCAACTCGGGGATGCGGACGAAGTCCTGAAGAGACGTCACATTCTTCGTGTCGGCCCTGAGCTTGTCCACGAGGTTGCGATACGTCGCCTCGTCCGCCGGCGTCAGGCCGTTCTCGTTGCTGAGAATGATCGCCGAGAAGTTGCCGGTGTCGGCCTCCTTGAAGGCCTTCTGCATCTCCTGACCGGTGACCAGGACCGGAGCGTTCTTCGGCAGGAAGTCCGGCGTCTTCTCCGCAGCCACCACCGCGAGCGGCCGAATGAGGATGAACAGTGCCCCGGCAAGGGCGATCCAAGCCGCGATGACCAGCAAAGGGTGACGGACAATGATCCGCCCCAGGCCGTGGAAAAAACGATCTGCGGACACGCCTTTGAAGATGGCGCGCTTGGACATCATTCCAAGTTACATGGAGCGGCTGTCAATAACGGTATCGCTGCAGCTCAGTGGCCGCAACGTTCCGGTATCGAGAATTGTCACACCCCGCTGGCATACTCGAACACATGTTCGATAGTCCTGCCGAGCTGCTCACCCGGATGGGGCACGCGGCCCGCTCCGAGGCGATGGCGGCGGCCAACAAGCTGGACGCCATCGGCGAGCTGTACGCGCTGCGGCTCACTCAGCACGGCGAACGCGAACAGTGGGCGATCGACACCGATGACGCGGTGGCGGCCGAAGTCGCCGCGGCGCTGCGTACCAGCGTCGCGATGGGCCGCAGCAATCTGCGGTACGCCCGCGCCATGCGGGAGCAACTTCCCCTGGTCGCCGACACCTTCCGGGCTGGTGACATCGACTTCAGGCTGTTTCGCGTCATCGTCTACCGGACCGAGCTGGTGACCGACGAGACCGCACGCGCGGCGGTTGACGCCCAGTTGGCGGCGCGTGCGCGGCGCTGGCAATCAATGACCTCGCACCGGCTGGCCGCAGCGGTGGACCGCGTCGTGGCCAAGGTCGATCGTGACGCCGTCCGGCGCAGCCGAGAGGACATCGCCGACCGTCGGTTCGACGTCACCGCCAGCGAAACAGGGTTCTCCTATCTGAACGGCGTCGTGTTCGCCACCGCCGGGGAGGCACTGGACCGGCGGCTGAACGAACTGGCCGCCACCGTGTGCCCGGATGATCCCCGGACAGTGGCACAGCGGCGGGCGGACGCCCTGGGTGCGCTCGCGGCCGGTGCCGACCAGCTGGCGTGCGGGTGTGGCCGCGCCGAGTGCGACCTGAGCTCCGCACGCGGACAGCGCAGCGGGGTGGTGGTGCACGTCGTGGCAAACCAGTCCGCCCTGGACGGCTCCAGCGAGAACCCGGCCATGGTCCAGGGCAACGGCCTCATCCCCGCCGAGGTGCTCCGCGAACTGGCCCGATCGGCGAAGCTGCAGCCCCTGACCGTCCCGGTCGACGCACCTCCCGAGCCGAGATATCACCCGTCGACGAAGCTCGCCGACTTCGTTCGTGCTCGCGACTTGACGTGCCGGGCGCCGGGCTGCGATCGACCGGCGACCCATTGCGACGTGGACCATACGATTCCGCACAGCGCGGGCGGACCCACGCACGCGTCCAACCTGAAGTGCCTTTGCCGTTTTCATCATTTGCTCAAGACGTTCTGGGGCTGGAGCGACAAACAGCTGCCAGACGGCACGGTCATCTGGACGGCTCCGTCCGGTCACACCTACGTGACCACACCCGGTAGTGCCCTGTTGTTCCCGTCGCTGACGGTGCCGACCGGCGACCTGCCGGTACCCTCTAAGCGCGCTGAGGACGACTGTGGTGAGCGAGCCGCGATGATGCCCAAGCGCAGGCGCAGCCGACGCCAGGAGCGAACTGCCGGGATTCGCGCCGAGCGGGCCGGCAACCGTCGACGACGCGACCCCGTGCCACCCCAGCCCGGTGACGAACCGCCGCCGTTCTAGCCGATGAGCACCGCGTAGCGGGGCTTGATCACTTCGTCGATGATCGCCAGCCGTTCGTCGAAGTGGATGAAGGCCGACTTCATCGCGTTGATGGTGAACCGTTCCAGGTCACTCCATCCGTAACCGAAAGCCTCGACGAGCCGCAGCATCTCCTGGCTCATGGTGGTGTCGCTCATCAGCCGGTTGTCGGTGTTGACCGTGACCCGGAATCGCAGTCGAGCCAGCAGGTCGAACGGGTGGTTTTCGATGCTCTCCACCGCGCCGGTCTGCACATTGGAGCTCGGACACATCTCCAGCGGGACGCGCTTGTCACGCAGGATGGCCGCGAGCCGGCCCAGCACAGCGGTGCCGTCGGGCAGCACCTCGATGTCGTCGACGATCCGCACCCCATGCCCCAGCCGGTCTGCCCCGCAGAACGCCAGGGCCTCGTGGATGGACGGGAGGCCGAATGCCTCGCCGGCATGAATGGTGAAGCGCGCGTTGTTGCCGCGCATGTACTCGAACGCGTCGAGATGACGAGTCGGAGGGTAACCCGCCTCGGCGCCGGCGATGTCGAAGCCGACGACACCCTTGTCGCGGAACCGGATCGCCAGCTCGGCGATCTCGCGTGAGCGCGCGGCGTGCCGCATGGCCGTCACCAGGCAGCGCACCACGATCACGTGCCCTTCGGCCGCCGCGGCCTTCTCTCCGTCGGCGAAGCCGGCCAGCACCGCGTCGACCACGTCGTCCAGGGACAGCTCTGCGGCGATGTGCAGCTCCGGGGCGAACCGCACCTCGGCGTACACCACGCTGTCGGCGGCCAGGTCCTCCACGCATTCGAAGGCCACCCGGTGCAGCGCCTCCGGGGTCTGCATCACCGCGACGGTGTGCGCGAACGGTTCGAGGTAGCGCACCAGCGAACCGCTGTGCGCGGCGGTGCGAAACCAGGTCGCCAGGGTGGCCTCGTCGGTGGTAGGCAGATCGTCGTAGCCGATCTGCCCGGCGATGTCGAGCACGGTCGACGGCCGCAGCCCGCCGTCGAGGTGGTCGTGCAGCAGGGCCTTCGGCGCCCGGCCGATCATCTCTAGCGTCAGCGGTGTGGTCATCAGGCGATCCGATCGATGATCAGCGGGCGGATGGGTTCGGCGCCGTCGACGATGCTCCAGCCGCCGTCGAGTTCGGCCATCGCGGCGGCGATCCGCTCCGGGGTGTCGGTGTACAGGGTGAACAACGGCTCCCCGGCGGCGACCGGTTCACCGGGACGGCGGTGGATGCGCACACCAGCTCCGAACTGCACGCGCTGCCCCGGGCGGGCCCGGCCCGCGCCGAGCCGCCACACCGTCAGCCCCACCGCCATCGCGTCAATGTCCCCCATTGTGCCGCTCCGGGGTGCCGTCACGGTCTCGGAATGAGCACCGATCGGCAGCGGTGCGGCCAGGTCACCGCCCTGTGCGGCGACCAGCGCCCGGAACCGATCCATCGCCGTCCCGTCCTGCAGCGTCTGCGCGGGATCGACGCCGTCCAGACCGGCCAGCTCGACCATCTCCTGCGCCAGTCGCACCGTCAGCTCCACCACGTCCGACGGACCGCCGCCGGCCAGCACCTCCAGTGACTCGGCCACCTCGAGGGCGTTTCCGACCGTCCGTCCGAGCGGCACGTTCATGTCGGTCAACACTGCCAGCGTCGGCACCCCGTGCGCCTTGCCCAGCTCCACCATGGTGGCTGCCAGCTCGCGCGATTCGGCCTCGGTCTTGAGGAACGCCCCGCGGCCGACCTTGACGTCGAGCACCAGAGAATCGGCGCCTTCGGCGAGCTTCTTGCTCATCACCGAGCTGGCGATCAGCGGCAGCGACTCCACCGTCGCGGTGACGTCGCGTAGTGCATAGATCTTGCGGTCGGCGGGAGCCAGCTCGCCTGCTGCGAAGATGGCCGCACCGATCTCCGAGAGCTGTTGGCGCACTTGGGCGTTGGAGAGTTCTGCGGTGAAACCGGGAATCGACTCCAGCTTGTCCAGGGTGCCGCCGGTGTGCCCGAGACCGCGACCGGCCGCCTGCGGCACTGCCGCGCCGCAAGCGGCGATCACCGGAACCAGCGGGATGGTGATCTTGTCGCCCACCCCGCCTGTCGAGTGCTTGTCCACCGTGGGCAGCCGGTGTCCGTCACGGCGCAGATCGCTGAAATCCAGGTGCACACCGGAGGCCACCATCGCGGTGGTCCACCGCGAGATCTCGGCACGGTCCATGCCCCGCAGGAAGATCGCCATCAACAGCGCCGACATCTGCTCGTCGGCGACCCGGCCGTGGGTGTAGGCGTCGATCACCCAGTCGATCGCCTCGTCGGACAACCGCCCCCCGTCGCGCTTGGCCCGAATAACCGTCGGAGCGTCGAATGTGAACTGGGTCACGGCTTTTCCCGATGCACCCGGGCAAGATCGGCGGGCCCGAACGCCTCGGGCAGCAGCTCGGCCAACCTGACCGGACCCCCGGCGTGATCGATCAACAACTCCGGGCCGCCGTGCTCGAGAAGCACCTGCCGGCACCGGCCGCAGGGCATCAGCGCGGCCCCCGTCGCATCCACCACCGCCAGGGCCAGCAGCCGCCCGCCCCCGCCGGAGACCAAATCGCACACCACCGCGCACTCGGCACAGAGGCCTAGGCCGTATGAGACATTCTCCACATTGCAGCCCACCACGATCCGGCCGTCGTCGGCCAGGGCGGCCGCCCCCACCGGGAACTTCGAATACGGCGCATAGGCGCGGGTATATACCTCGGTTGCCTTGTCGCGCAGGTCATTCCAATCGACCGAGATCACCATGCGCCAGTCACCGCACCGCTACCGAATGCATTCACCCTGCCACCTCGGAACGCTCGGCGGGGAGGTTCGGGCGGGCCGGATCGGCTGCGTCGCCACCCCGTGTCACTGCAACGTAATTCTTTAGACAATACAAACGGCATTAGAGTCCACCCAAAACCTCAAACGAAGGCGTTGGAGGCCTGATGAGTACAGCCGCACCGGTCGTACCGGCGCCGCGCGACAAGTCGTCCCGCAGACGACGGACCCTCTACCGCGGCGACCCGGGCATGTGGTCGTGGGTTCTGCACCGCGTCACCGGTGCGACCATCTTCTTTTTCCTCTTCGTCCACGTCCTCGACACCGCCCTGGTCCGGGTCAGCCCGCAGGCCTACAACGAGGTCGTCGAAACCTACAAGACCCCGATCGTCGGCCTGATGGAGATCGGCCTGGTGGCCGCACTGCTCTATCACGCACTCAACGGCGTACGGATCACCCTGATCGACTTCTGGTGGAAGGGCCCGCGCTACCAGCGCCAGATGCTGTGGGCCGTGGCCGCGGTCTGGCTGCTGGTGATGGTGCCATCGCTGGTCATCATCGGCATGCACATGGCGGAGCGGTTCCTGTGACCGCGCCCGAGAGCCGGCTCGGCCCGCCGGCCCCGATCCTGGAACGCAACCACGACCGGCCCGCCAGTCTGGACAACCCGCGCGCCCCTCGCCACCGCGCCGGAATGCCCAACTTCGAGAAGTACGCATGGCTGTTCATGCGGTTCTCCGGCGTGGTCCTGATCTTCCTGGCGCTGGGGCACCTGTTCATCGGGCTGATGTGGGACGGCGGGGTGTACCGCATCGACTTCACCTACGTGGCGCAGCGCTGGGCCTCGCCGTTCTGGCAGACCTGGGACCTGCTGCTGCTATGGCTGGCCCAGCTTCACGGCGGCAACGGTATGCGCACGATCATCTCCGACTACGCACGCAAGGACTCCACGAGATTCTGGCTGAACTCGCTGCTGGTGGTTTCGATGCTCATCGTGCTGGTGGTGGGCACCTACGTGCTGCTGACCTTCGACCCGAACATCAGTTAGAGGCAAAACGATGATTCGCGAGCACAAGTACGACGTCCTCATCGTCGGTGCCGGCGGCGCGGGCATGCGCGCCGCCGTCGAGGCCGGCCCGCGGGCGCGCACCGCGGTACTGACCAAGCTGTACCCGACCCGCAGCCACACCGGCGCGGCGCAGGGCGGCATGTGCGCGGCGCTGGCCAACGTCGAAGAGGACAACTGGGAGTGGCACACCTTCGACACGGTCAAGGGCGGCGACTACCTCGCCGACCAGGACGCCGTCGAGATCATGTGCAAGGAAGCCATCGACGCGGTCCTCGACCTGGAGAAGATGGGCATGCCGTTCAACCGCACCCCGGAGGGCCGCATCGACCAGCGCCGGTTCGGCGGGCACACCCGCGATCACGGCAAGGCCCCGGTGCGCCGGGCCTGCTATGCCGCCGACCGCACCGGCCACATGATCCTGCAGACGCTGTACCAGAACTGCGTCAAGCACGACGTGGAGTTCTTCAACGAGTTCTACGCGCTCGACCTGGTGCTGACCGAGACGCCGAGTGGGCCGATCGCCACCGGCGTGGTCGCCTACGAACTGGCCACCGGTGACATCCACGTCGTCCGCGCAAAGGCCATCGTGCTGGCCACCGGCGGCTCGGGCCGGATGTACAAGACCACCTCCAACGCCCACACGTTGACCGGTGACGGCCTGGGCATCATCTTCCGCAAGGGACTTCCCTTGGAGGACATGGAGTTTCACCAGTTCCACCCGACGGGTCTGGCCGGTCTGGGAATCCTGATCTCCGAGGCGGTGCGCGGCGAGGGCGGCCGGTTGCTCAACGGCGAGGGCGAGCGGTTCATGGAGCGCTACGCCCCGACGATCGTGGACCTCGCCCCGCGCGACATCGTCGCCCGGTCCATGGTGCTCGAGGTGCTGAAAGGCCGCGGGGCCGGTCCACACAAGGACTACGTCTACATCGACGTGCGCCACCTCGGCGAGGACGTGCTCGAGGCGAAACTGCCCGACATCACCGAGTTCGCCCGCACCTACCTCGGTGTCGACCCGGTCACCGAACTGGTCCCGGTCTACCCGACCTGTCACTACCTCATGGGCGGTATCCCGACCACGGTGATCGGACAGGTGCTGCGGGACAACACCAACGTCGTGCCAGGGCTGTACGCGGCCGGTGAGTGCGCGTGTGTGTCGGTGCACGGAGCCAACCGCCTGGGCACCAATTCGCTGCTGGACATCAACGTGTTCGGGCGCCGGGCGGGCACCGCAGCCGCGAATTATGCGCTGGGCCATGACCATGTCGACCTACCGCCGAATCCGGCCGGCATGGTCGTCGACTGGGTGGCCACCATCTTCAACGAGCACGGCAACGAACGGGTCGCCGACATCCGCAGCGAGTTGCAGCAGTCGATGGACAACAACGCCGCGGTGTTCCGCACCGAGGAGACCCTCAAGCAGGCGCTCACCGACATTCACGCGCTCAAGGAGCGTTACTCGCGAATCACGGTGCACGACAAGGGCAAGCGCTACAACAGCGACCTGCTCGAGGCCATCGAGCTGGGCTTCCTGCTGGAGCTGGCGGAGGTCACCGTGCGCAGCGCGCTCAACCGCAAGGAGTCCCGCGGCGGGCATGCCCGCGAGGACTACCCCAACCGCGACGACACGAACTTCATGCGGCACACCATGGCCTACAAGGAAGGTTCGGAGCTGCTGAGCGACGTGCGGCTGGACTACAAGCCGGTGGTGCAGACCCGCTACGAGCCGATGGAGCGCAAGTACTGATGACGATCACGCCAGAAGTCGACACCCGCGAGTCCGCGCTGCCGCCGATCCCCGACGGGGCGGTGATGGTGACGCTGAAGATCGCCCGGTTCAACCCCGACGACCCGGATGCCGCCGGTTTCCAGAG is drawn from Candidatus Mycolicibacterium alkanivorans and contains these coding sequences:
- the sdhA gene encoding succinate dehydrogenase flavoprotein subunit produces the protein MIREHKYDVLIVGAGGAGMRAAVEAGPRARTAVLTKLYPTRSHTGAAQGGMCAALANVEEDNWEWHTFDTVKGGDYLADQDAVEIMCKEAIDAVLDLEKMGMPFNRTPEGRIDQRRFGGHTRDHGKAPVRRACYAADRTGHMILQTLYQNCVKHDVEFFNEFYALDLVLTETPSGPIATGVVAYELATGDIHVVRAKAIVLATGGSGRMYKTTSNAHTLTGDGLGIIFRKGLPLEDMEFHQFHPTGLAGLGILISEAVRGEGGRLLNGEGERFMERYAPTIVDLAPRDIVARSMVLEVLKGRGAGPHKDYVYIDVRHLGEDVLEAKLPDITEFARTYLGVDPVTELVPVYPTCHYLMGGIPTTVIGQVLRDNTNVVPGLYAAGECACVSVHGANRLGTNSLLDINVFGRRAGTAAANYALGHDHVDLPPNPAGMVVDWVATIFNEHGNERVADIRSELQQSMDNNAAVFRTEETLKQALTDIHALKERYSRITVHDKGKRYNSDLLEAIELGFLLELAEVTVRSALNRKESRGGHAREDYPNRDDTNFMRHTMAYKEGSELLSDVRLDYKPVVQTRYEPMERKY
- a CDS encoding succinate dehydrogenase hydrophobic membrane anchor subunit, which codes for MTAPESRLGPPAPILERNHDRPASLDNPRAPRHRAGMPNFEKYAWLFMRFSGVVLIFLALGHLFIGLMWDGGVYRIDFTYVAQRWASPFWQTWDLLLLWLAQLHGGNGMRTIISDYARKDSTRFWLNSLLVVSMLIVLVVGTYVLLTFDPNIS
- the sdhC gene encoding succinate dehydrogenase, cytochrome b556 subunit; the encoded protein is MSTAAPVVPAPRDKSSRRRRTLYRGDPGMWSWVLHRVTGATIFFFLFVHVLDTALVRVSPQAYNEVVETYKTPIVGLMEIGLVAALLYHALNGVRITLIDFWWKGPRYQRQMLWAVAAVWLLVMVPSLVIIGMHMAERFL